The nucleotide window TCCGGGTGTACTGCACGTGCCCCGGCGTGTCGGCGATGATGAACTTCCGCTTCGGCGTGGCGAAGTAGCGATAGGCCACGTCGATGGTGATGTTCTGCTCCCGCTCGGCGCGCAGACCGTCGGTGAGGAGCGCCAGGTTCACGTACCCTTCCCCGCGCTGCCGCGAGGTCCGTTCGATCGCCTCGAGCTGGTCCGCGAAGATGCTCTTGGTATCGTAAAGCAGCCGCCCGATGAGCGTGCTCTTTCCGTCATCGACGCTCCCCGCCGTGGTAAAGCGGAGGAGATCCATGTCGGGCGCCGCGGATGTGGCAGTCTGAATCATTCGTCTCCGATTTTTGTCGAATTACGAATTACGAATTACGACTACCGAAGTCGAGCCCACCGTAGAACTCAATTTCCTTGGCGCGGCGGATCTCCCTCAGACTCATCGTATCGCAGCATCCGTAATCATTCGTAATTCGTAATTCGTAATTCGTAATTCGCGCGCGATCTCGAATACGGCAGAATCTCAGAAATATCCCGCGCGCTTCCGGTCTTCCATGGCCGCTTCGCTGCGCTTGTCGTCGCTGCGACCGCCGCGCTCGGCAACGCGGGCGGCGGCGACCTCCTGGATGATCTCCTCCACGGTGGACGCGGTACTCTCCCAGACTCCCGTGCAGGTCATGTCGCCGACGGTGCGGCAGCGGACGGTCCGGATCTCGGAGCGCTCATCGCCGACCAGGCGGTTGTGTTCGCCCACCGCGAGCAGGATTCCGTCGCGCTCCACCACCTCCCGCTGGTGCGCGAAGTAGATGCTGGGAAGCCTGATCTGTTCCTGCGCGATGTACTGCCAGACGTCCATCTCCGTCCAGTTGGAGAGCGGGAAGACGCGGAAGTGCTCGCCCAGGTTCTTGCGACCGTTGAACAGATTCCACAGCTCGGGGCGCTGGTTCTTCGGGTCCCACTGGCCGAAGGCGTCGCGGTGGCTGAAGAAACGCTCCTTGGCACGCGCCTTTTCCTCGTCGCGGCGCCCCCCGCCGAAGGCGGCGTCGACCTTCAGCTCTCGGATGGCATCCAGCAGCGTGACGGTCTGCAGCGCGTTGCGGCTCGGGTTCGGTCCCGGCTCCTCCTGGCATCGACCCTGGTCGATCGAGTCCTGCACGTAGCGCACGATCAGCTCACAACCGACCTCCGCCACCATGGCATCGCGGAACTCGATGGTCTCGGGGAAGTTGTGCCCGGTGTCGATGTGCAGCAGCGGGAAGGGGAACTTCCCTGGCCAGAAAGCCTTGCGTGCCAGGTGCACCATGACGATCGAATCCTTGCCGCCCGAGAAGAGCATCACCGGCCGCTCGAACTGCGCCGCGACCTCGCGCATCACGAAGATCGCCTCGCTCTCGAGCTGGGCCAGGTGACTCTGGCGATACGAGTAGCCCGTCTGATCACCCGCTGAGGGGTCGAGCTCGAACGAATCTTTCGGCTGTGGAATAGTCATTTAGAACGACCAGAATAACGGGACAAAGAGTGCGATGGTGAGAATCACCGTCAGCGTCAGCGGAAACCCGAGACGGAAGTAGTCCCCGAATCGATATCCGCCCGGACCGTAGACCATGGTATTGGTCTGGTACCCGATCGGCGTCAGAAAGCTCGCCGAAGCCGCCGCCGCCAACGCGATCGCGAACGGGCGAGGGTCAGCATCGATCTGCCGGGCAGCGGCCATGGCGATCGGGAACATCAGGACCGCGGCCGCGTTGTTGGTGATCAGCTCGGTCAGGGCAATGGTGGAGAGCACCACCCCCAGCAACACCACCAGCGCACCAGCCGACTGAAACGTCTCCACGATCGAGCTTCCAAGCAACGCCGCAACACCCGAATTCTCGAGCGCCGAGCCGATCCCGAACGAGGCGGCGATCACGACCAGGGTGTCCATGTCGATCGCACGGCGCGCCTCGGGCAGTGACAACGCCTTTCCCACCACCAGGGTGATCGCCCCGAGAATCGCTGCGTGCACAATGGGAACCAATCCCAGTCCGGACAGGGCGACGATACCTGCCGTCACGATCCCGACGAACCAGGCCTGCCGCGTGCTCGGCGGCGGCGATCCGCCCAGGTGGGAGACGAGCAGGAAGTCGCTTCGGTTGCGCCAGCGATCGGCGAAGCCGCTGTCGGCCACCAGGAGCAGCGTATCACCGGCACGCAACACCACCTCACCCAGCTTCGCCTGCACACGCTCGCCCGCGCGATGCATCGCCAGCACTGCCGCCTGATATCGGCTGCGGAAGTTGGACTCCTTGAGCGTCGAACCCACCAGCCGCGAGGTGCCGCTGATCACCACCTCGAAGAAGGTATGGTCGGATCCGTCGAGCCAGGCGGCGTGATGCTGCTCTGCGGGAATGAGCCCGCGGATCATCTGCAGATCCCGGATCAGATCGACCTGGCCTACGAACGCGAGCCTATCGCCGCCGCGCAGCAGCGTGTTCGGTGTCGCGGGGGCGATGGTCTCGCCCGCACGTTCGATCTCGACCAGGAAGACCCCCTGCAGGTGGCGTAGCCCCGCCGACTCCACCGTCTGCCCGTCCAGGGGACCGCCGGGTGCCACCACCTGGTGAACCACGTACTCCCGTGATTCTTCCTCGAACTGAACACGCGCGGGCCGCCGCTCCGGCAGCAGAATCGGGGAGAGCAACACCAGCAGGGTGATCCCCGTAACGGCGACTGGCAGGCCAATCCGCGTGATCTCGAACATCCCCATCGGCTCGAGACCGTATGCCTGCATCAAGCCCGACACCACCAGATTGGTGGACGTTCCGATCAGAGTGAGAACCCCCCCGAGGATCGTCGCGAAGCTGATCGGCATCAGATAGCGCGACGCGGACAGGCCCCTCTTGCTGGCCCAATCCGACACCTGCGGCGTCAACATCGCAACGATCGGCGTGTTGTTGAGGAACGCCGAGGCGGCAGCCGTTGGCGCCAGTAGGCGCAGCAACCGCGGGCGACCACCGTCACCGTTCCCCAGAATCGCGGCGATGAGCGGTTGCAAGGCTCCGGTTTTCTCCACGGCCGCGGCCACCACAAAGAGCGCCGCCACGGTGATCGGGGCAGGGTTGGAAAAGCCCGCGAAGGCTTGTTCCGTCGTGATAACACCCGCCAGGAGAAGGGCGACGTCGCCACCCAGAATGGCCACCATCGGCGGGGCCACATCCCACACCATGACCGCGACCACCGCCACCACCACCAGCAGTGTGAACCAGCCTTCCCACGTCATGCGGGTGACTTCATTCGTTCAGGATGGGTCCGGTAAGGCGCGGGCGGCCAGTCGTCCGGCTGCGCCCGCGCGACGAGCAGCTTCCATACCCGTTCCGCATCGAGAGCCACCGCGCCGGAGCTCGCAAGGCAAGGCCGAGAGAGCGGGCTCGCCCTCCCGGCCTTTCGACCGCTATCGCCGCTTCGCACTTACTTCTCGATCGGCGCGCGCACCATGTTGCCCCATTCCGTCCAGGAGCCGTCGTAGTTGCGCACCTTGTCGAAGCCCAGCAGGTACTTCAGCACGAACCAGGTGTGGCTGCTGCGCTCCCCGATCCGGCAGTACGCGATCACGTCGTCGTCCTTCTTCAGGCCAATCTCGCCCTCGTAGATCGCCTTCAGCTCATCGGCGCTGCGAAACTCCCCGGTATCCGGATTGGCCGCCCTCGCCCAGGGGACATTCTTCGCAGTGGGAATATGTCCCCCACGCAGCGCCCCCTCCTGCGGATACTCGGGCATGTGCAGCTTGAGGCCCTTGTACTCGTCCGGGCTCCGAACGTCGACCAGGGGATTCCCCCGCTTCAGGTGCTCGAGGACGTCCTCGCGGAAGGCGCGGATTGCCGAGTCGTCGCGGGTGGGTACCGGGTACTCGGTGCGCGGGTACTGCGGCACCTCGGTGGTGAGCTCACGGCCCTCGTCCTCCCACTTCTTCCGCCCGCCGTCCATGATCTTGACCTTGTTGTGGCCGAAGAGTTGGAACACCCAGAGCGCGTAGGTCGCCCACCAGTTGTTCTTGTCCCCGTAGAAGACGACCGTCGTGTCCGGCGAGATCCCCTTCGAGCTCATCAGCTCGGCGAAGCGTTCCGGCGTCAGGTAGTCGCGCTGCACCGGGTCATTCAGGTCGGCATGCCAGTCGATCTTCACCGCCCCGGGAATGTGCCCGGTGTCGTAGAGCAGCACATCCTCGTTGGACTCGACGATCCGGATCGAGGGGTCGTTCAGGTGCTCAGCCACCCAGTCGGTGCTGACGAGTGCCTCGGGGTGAGCGTAACCCCGGTTCTCGATCGGCGTGCTCTGCGTCGTCGTACCCGACATCGTGTCCTCTCTGGTTGAAGGTAGCAGTCGTTACAGCTGGTGAATCCCGCACTCCGTCCGGCCCAGGCCCCTCCAGCGCCCCGCCCGCTCCGGTTCCCCCACCTGCACGGGGGTTGTCAGAGGGGCGTCGCCGATGCTGGCGTATCCCAGGTCGTGCAGCGGATTGTAAGGAATCCCGTGGTCGAGAATGAAGTTCCAGACCTGCCCCCGCGTCCAGCGGGCGAGCGGGTTCACCTTGATCCAGTCACCCACCTCGAAAATCGGGAGATGGGCGCGGGTCTCCGACTGCTCCCTCCGCCGTCCAGTAATCCAGCCGTCGAGGTTCGCCGTCGCTCGGCGGAAGGGTTCGACCTTGGAGACGCGTTGATAGAGGTCCAGGTCACGTTCCCACAAACGGGGACCGTACCGGCTTTCGAACTTATCCCGCGTGGCGGCCGGTCGATAGACCTCCAGATTGAGACCGAAATGCCGTGTGACCCGCTCCACGTGCTCCAGCGTTTCCGGAAAATGGTGGAGCGTATCAATGAAGATCACCGGCAAGCGCGGAGCCAGGCGGGAGATGTGGTACAGCACCACCAGGCTGGCGGGCCCGAATGCCGAGACCACCGCGAGCTTCGCGGGGTCGAAGGCATGGATCGCTACCCGTAGAATATCTTCTACGGGCGCGTCGTCCAGTTCTTCGTTCAGCGCCCTCCAGGCTGCGGCTGAGGAAGGCCGTGCCTCCGGGGCGAGTGTCGCGGCGCTCATCGGGATGCTCCCGCTGGCTCCAGCGGCTCCACGCCCACGCGGTTCCAGAAATCACCGAACCGCTCCCCTTCCCGCCGCTCGTCCCGGAACCGCTCGAGCAATGGGCGTACGGTGGTGACCAGCTGATCGAGTGGGACCAGGCTGGCGTACTCGGTTCCGAGTCGCGTACCCTCCAGGTTGCCTCCCACGTAGATCACGTACTTGTTCAACGACCGCCCCACGAAAGCCAGGTCGGCCGTATACGGCCGGGCGCACCCATTGGGGCAACCGGTCATACGGACGGAGATCGTCTCGTCGGCGAGCCCGATCCGGGAGAGCGCGACCTCCAGCTCGTCCATGATGCCTGGAAGCACGCGCTCGGATTCCGCCACCGCGAGCGGGCAGGTGGGGATCGCCGGGCAGGCCATCGACCAGCGCCTGGCCGGAGTCAGCTCCTCTGGCGCGATCACACCGTGAGTGCGGAGGATGTCGTCGACCGCACTGCGGTCCTCCGGAGCGATGTTGACCAGGAGGAGATTCTGCTGCGTGGTGAGGTGAATGTCCGCACCGAAGCGCGCCACCACCTCGCGGATCGCGATGCGCAGCCGCAGCCCCTCGCGATCGAGCACGCGCCCGTTCTCCACCCACACCCCCCGGAACCAGCGACCGTCTCCCTGCTCGTGCCAGCCAAGGTGGTCCTCGATGCCGGAGACCTCGACGGGCAGGGGGTCCTGCAGCGGTCGGCCGAGATAACTCTCCACCTGCTCGCGGAACCAGGGTAGCCCGCGCTCGTCCAGCACATACTTCAGACGCGCGCGTCTGCGGTTCACCCGGTTGCCGTAGTCGCGCTGCACTCCGATTACCGCCTTGATCACGTCGATCAGCTCGTCCGGCTCGACGAAAGCGAGCGGGTCGGCGAGGCGCGGATAGGTGTCGGCCTTGTTGTGCGTCATCCCCAGACCACCACCAACGAGCACGTTGAAGCCGCGAATGCGACCGTTCTCGGGGATCACCAGCAACCCGAGATCGTTGGAGTGCACATCGGTGCAGTTGTCGTCGGGAAAGGCAAACCCGATCTTGAACTTCCGGGGCAGGTAGCGCTCGCCGTACAGCGGGTCGGGCTCTGCCTCCTCGCGGGTAACCGACTGCCCCTCGATCCAGATCTCGTGATATGCGCGCGAGCGCGGGAGCGTCTCATCGCGGATGCGACGCGCCCACTCGATCACCTCCTCCCGCAGGCCGCCGGCGATCGGCGCCGGGCAGGTCACCACGTTGCGGACCACGTCGCCGCAAGCTCCGAAGGTGGTCACCAGGGCGTCGTTCAGCTCGTGAATGTGGCGTCGCAGGTTCCCCTTCAGCACACCGTGGAATTGGAAGCCCTGGCGCGTGGTGATCCGCAGGGTGCCATTGCCATAGTCGTCCGCCAGGCGGTCGTGCAGAAGGTACTGGGCCGCGGTCAAAACCCCGCCCGGTACCTTGGAGCGGACCATGAACTGATAAGCCGGCTCCAGCCCCGCCTTCTTCCGCTCCTTGCGCAGGTCGCGGTCTTCCTGCTGGTAGGAGCCGTGGAACTTGAGGATCTGCTTCGACGCCTCGCTGAGGTGACTGCTGTCGTTGTCCAGCTCCGCCGCGAGCCCCCCGCGCAGACCGAGGCTCTCCTCCTTCAGCCTCTCGACCTCGCTCAGGGCCACATCATCGACGATCGTGCTCATAAAACCTTCCGTTAATTCGCTCTTGTCGAGGTCTGGCGGCGCTGGGCGTCCGCCATGCGGCGGGGGCGGCGTGACGGTCGCCGCGGAAACCCGCATCAGGCGCCGGATAGCGCCCGGTTCCGTTCGATGTACTCCGCCCACTCCGGCGGGACGTCGGTGTCCGGGAAGATCGCCTGCACCGGGCACTCCGGCTCGCACGCCCCACAGTCGATGCACTCCTCGGGGTTGATGTAGTACATGTCCTCCGCCTCGTAGATGCAGTCCACCGGGCACACTTCGACACAGCTTGCGTCCTTGGTCCCGATGCACGGCTCGGCGATCACGTACGTCAACTCGGTTCTCCTTCAATGAGGCCATGAAAAAAGGCCACGGCGCCGATGTGTGCCGTGGCCTGGAACGTTGAATGGCGTATTACCTAGCAATCCGCTATCCGCCGCGCCCGCCGGGCGCGCGCTCCGATGCCACGGCCCCGCTACACGCGGGACAGCAGGTGCAGCCGCAGCAACAAGCACACATCCGGGCGAAACCGAGCTGAGTCGGCCTCGCCGCACGGGCGGAACGAGGGGTCATTGCGCTGGTGGACACGATACAGCTTCTCATTCAGGGCAGACGAGCCGGCCCGAGCCGAGCGCCGCCACCTCGATGGTCAACTCCCTCACCTCCGCCTCTCTTTCGTCGAGCCACCACGCCCTGGGGGCCGCTCCGGGTTCTCCCCCCTCCGGTACGATGACCCAGACCGTTTCCGGCCAGAGGCGGATGTGCGTCACATCGAGCGCCGAGGGGACCGCCCGCCCGTTCGTGTGGGAGTGATAGAAGCCCACGACCGACTCGGGACTTCCGCGCAGCGTGCGCCGCACGTTGATGACCGCCCGCGGGTCGATGCTGAAGCGGTGGTGCCGCTCCGCAAGCGGCGCCTGGTTCGGGCAGGGGACCGCGCGGGTGATCAGCACCTCCTCCGCCTCGATGCGGCCTATGAGGAGACCGCAGGCCTCCTCCGGGTAAGCCCGCGTCGCGTGAGCCCGCAGCGAATCGCGCACGGGACCGCTGACCACCACCTGGCTGACCAGCCACGGCTGGACCGCCTCTTCTTCGAACTCCCTGGCGAGCTGTGCGGGCATCTGACTCGTTGCTGCAGGAAAAAGAAAACCCCGGTCCGCGTACGCGCGGGCCGGGGCGATCTGCCTTTGTCTCCGGATCGGACGCTATCGGCTTACGTCGTCCACCATCGCGCAATGGCTCTCCGCCCCGGCCCCTCGACAGCGGGGACAGGCGCACATACAACACGCGCAGCAGGCAGAGTAGCGATTCACGAAACCGATCCGGTTCGTAGATTTTCCCACACTTTAGACTATCGGACGATAACCATAGTCTCTGTAATCGTCAAGCGGCCCTGGCCAGAAGTACAGCAAGGCTCAGGCCGAAGCCGTCAGCGCGTGCTCAACATCCCCGATGATGTCGTCCGGGTGCTCGAGGCCGACGGAGATGCGGATCAGCCCGGGCACGATACCCACCTGTTGCCGCTCCTCCTCGGACAGCTTGGAGTGCGTCGTGGAGGTTGGGTGGGTGACGATGCTGCGCGTATCGCCGAGGTTCGTGCTGTGCGAGAGCATCCGCACCGAGTCGAGAAAGCGGCGAGCGCGCTCCAATCCACCGCGGATCACGAGCACGACTATGCCGCCGCCCGCCCGCATCTGCCGCCGCGCGAGCTCGTGTTGCGGATGGCTCTCCAGGAACGGATAGCGTACCTGCTCGACCTCGGGGTGGCCCTCGAAGTGCCGCGCCAGCGCCAGCGCCGTCTCGCAGTGGCGGTCCATGCGCACCGCCAGCGTCTCCAGGCTCTTGGAGAGCACCCACGCGTTGAAGGGCGAGATCGCGGGGCCGGTGTGCCGAGCGAAGAAGCGCAGCTCGCGCATCAGCTCCCCCGAGCCGAGGACTGCCCCGCCGAGCGTCCGCCCCTGCCCGTCGATGAACTTGGTGGCCGAGTGAACCACGATATCGGCCCCGAAATCGATCGGTCGCTGCAGGTATGGTGTGGCGAAGCAGTTATCCACCACCAGCAGGGCGCCATGCGCGCGACACAGGCCGTTCAGCTGCGCCATGTCGATCAGGTCGAGCCCCGGGTTGGAGGGGGTCTCGACGAAGACCATGCGGGTCTCAGGGCGCATGGCAGCTTCCCAGTCAGCCGCCGTGGCGGTGGTATCGACGTAGCTCGCCGTGATGCCGAAGCGCGGAAGCACCCGCGTGAGGAGCTGGTGCGTCGATCCGAACAGCGCGCGCGACGCGACCACGTGGTCACCCGCGCTCAGCAGCGCCGCGAAGGTGGCGAACACGGCCGCCATACCGCTGGCTGTGGCGATGCCGTCCTCCGCGCCTTCGAGCGCACAGAGCTTCCGTACGAGCTCGTCGATGTTGGGGTTGGAGTAGCGACTGTAGACGTTGCCAACTTCCTCTTCGGCAAAGAGCGCCCGCGCTTGCTCCGCATTGTCGAAGACGAAGCTGGAAGTGAGGTAGAGCGGTACGGAGTGCTCGCGCTCGGGCCCGCGCGCGGCCTGCGTGCGGACGGCGAGCGTCTCCGGGTGGAACGGTCGATGGGACATGCAATTCACCGAGGACGAGTCACAATGAGCCCGGCTGGGGAGATATCGCTGCACCCCCACTCCTGTCAATCGCCTCGGGGCGATCCGGGAGAACAGACTCGCTTCGCCCGGGCATCCAGCCGGGGGTTTTCGACCCGGTCCCCGACCGCACGAGCGGGCGTACTGCGCGGCAAGCGAGAACAGGCACCCGGAACAGGAACTCGGAAAAACGAAACCGGAACAGGGAACGAAAACAGGAAGCGACAGCGGAAAGGGCGGGAGCCGTACAGGCCTCCCGCCCTTCACCTTTCCTACCCGGCCCCTCCGCCAGCGGCTCAAACCGCTGGCGGAGGAGCCAGCGCGGCGGGGCTACTCCTCCGCTACCCCGTATCCCGGGTTCTGCGGGAACGGCGTGCCGTCCTCGTTCCGCGTCAGGTCGATCTGTGACTGCGGAATCGGCCGCAGGGTATGGTAATCCTGGATGTTCGGCGCCGCGTCCATGTTCCTGGCGCGGACATACTCGACCAGCTTGCCGAAGCGCACCAGGTCGAACCAGCGGTGCCCCTCGCCGAAGAGCTCGCGGCCCCGCTCGGCCAGAATGAACTCCAGGCTCATGTCGGCCGCGGTCACCTTCATCTCCTCCTCGAAGCCGGGCTTGGCCGCCCGCACGCGGACCGCGTTCACGTACTCCGCGGCTTCGTCCAGCTTGCCCTGGCGGACCAGAGCCTCCGCCACCAGCAGGTAGGTTTCAGCCAGCCGGTAGACGAGGAAGTCGCGCTGGCTGATCTCCTCGTTCAGCGAGAGGCGGGTGGGATCCAGGTACTTGTTGAGGACCGGGAACTTGCTCGGGTTGTATTCGCCCTTGACGTTGGAGCAGTTCGGAATCGGATTCGCCTTCGCGTTCCAGAAGTCGTCCGGCTCCGTGTAGATCACGTAGGGCTTGCCACAGTACACAGCCTGATCCAGCTCGGAGGTCTTGACCTTCGGCAGGAAGATCGCGGTGTCCCCGAGCTCCATCCCCTCGGGCCGGTTGGCGCTGTTGGAAAACCAGACGTGGTTGAAGCTCAGGTCGTAGCGGTCGTCGATGCTCCGATCCCAGAGGGAATCCAGCATGTAGCCGGATGGCCGCAGCCGGCGGAAGGGACGCCCGTACTCGAGCGTACGGGTCATGCCAGGCTCGAGGTCATAGACCATCCCCCAGTAGAGATGCCAACGGTTGCCGCTCGAGCGCGTGAGCGGATCGTTGGTGGACTGGAGAGAGAAGACCACCTCCGGGCCCGCCTCGTTCTCCAGCGTCCAGATGTCGGAGTACTTCGGCATCAGGGAGTAAACTCCCGAATTGATGACCTCCTTTGCGAGCTGCTCCGCGCGCTCCGCATCACCCGGCTCGTTCCGGTAGAGAAGAGCGAGGGCGAGAAGGTGCTGCGCTGCTCCCTTGGTGGCCCGACCGGGATCCGCCGTAGGCGGTAGCGCCTGGATTGCTGCTTCCAGATCCGGAATGATCACGGTCGAGTAGACCTCCGCCACCGGAGCCCGGCGCGCCTGGTTGGTCACCGTGGTGGTCTCCTCCAGGGAGATCGGTATGTCGCCGAAGTAGCGCAGGAGATAGAAGTAGTACAGCGCGCGGAGAAAGCGTGCCTCCGCCACCCGCAAGGTCTTGGTCGCCTCGTCGACGACGGCGGGGTCGAGGTTCGCCGCTCGCCCTACCACTGCGTTGGTGGTGTTGATGTGCCGATACACATCGTTCCAGATGTCCCGCAGCCATGTCTCCCGCGGGTCGATGCGGGCGTCGTAGGTATTCCACTGCTTCCGGCTACCGTCGGCGCCTCCCGCCCAGATGTCGGTACCGTACTCCAGGAAGGTCATGTCGCGCTCCTGGCCGTACAGGTGCCAGAGCCCGGCGTAGGCGGCATTCACCGCGGCCTCGAAACCTTCGGGTTGCTCGTAGTAGTCCGCCGTCACGCCTGCGACGATCTTCTCGTCGAGATCGACACAGGCGGTCGCGGTCGTCAACGCCATGACCGCGGCGAGGCCGATCGAGAGTGATTGTATGGATTTCATCTCTATTCTTCGTGTTCTGGGCTATGCAGGTTCGTGCGTCGAGCGCGGGGCACGGCTCAGGTGGAGCACATGACCAGCGATCTCGCGCCCGGCGTCAGAAGCCGACCGAAGCACCGATGAGCAGCGTCCGGAAGCTCGGCACGCCGGTGTTGTCTCCTCCCTCCGGATCGAAGCCGGGGAAGTCGGTGAAGAGGAAGGGATCCTGCGCCTGCAGATAAACGCGCATGGAGCTCCCATCGCTCAGTCGTCCCAGAACGGACGAAGGCACGGTGTACCCGAGCGTGATGTTGCGAATGCGCCAGTGCGAGGCGTCCATGATCTGGAGTGCCCCGGCGTCGACCGCTCCCTCGGAGTCGAGGTTCGGCCGCGGCCAGCGGTTGCTCGGATTCTCCGGAGTCCAGTAGTCGATCTTCGGCTGGTTGTAGCGAGACGACATCTGGCCCGGCCAGGTGTTGGTGTCGACCATGTAGCCCCAACGGGCGGTGGCCAGCGCCGACAGGTCGAACTGTCCGAACGTAATGCGGTTCGAGAAGCTGCCCACCCAGGCCGGATGGTCGGGGTGGCGGCCAATGATCACGCGGTCGCCGTCCGCAGTGATGCGGCCGTCCCCGTCCTGGTCGACCACCTTCACGTCGCCCGGACGGCGGTCGTATTTGGCAGCCTCCTCCGCCTCGTCGAGCTGCCAGATCCCGGCGAACTCCAGCTCATAGTGGACGTCGATCGGTTTGCCGATGAACCACTCGTTCCCGACGTCGTCCTCCTTGCCGCCGTAGATGCTGACGATCTCGTTCTTGTTCTTGGTCCAGGAGATGTCGCTGGTCCAGGTGATCCCGTGCCAGTTGTCCAGGTTCACCGTCGAGAGCGCCACCTCCACGCCGGTGTTGCGGGTCTCACCGATGTTCTGCAGGACGCTGGTGAAGCCGGTACTGCCCGGGAGCTGCCGCTCCATCAGCAGGTCGTGCGTATCCTGGCGGTAGAAGTCTATCGCGCCACTCAACCGGTTGTTGAGCATCGCGAAGTCGACACCGACATCGAACTGGTCCGTCTTCTCCCACTCCAGCTCGGGATTCGCGAGATCGGCGGGCTCGAAGCCGAACGCGCCTTCACCACCGAACGAATAGACGGTGCGGCCGAGCGAACCCTGCGTCTGATAGGGCGCGATGGCGGTGTTGCCCACCCGGCCGTAGCTGGTGCGGATGCTCAGATCGGTGAACAGCGACTGGTTCTGCATGAACGGCTCGTCACTGAGCCTCCACTTCAGGGC belongs to Longimicrobiaceae bacterium and includes:
- a CDS encoding RagB/SusD family nutrient uptake outer membrane protein; amino-acid sequence: MKSIQSLSIGLAAVMALTTATACVDLDEKIVAGVTADYYEQPEGFEAAVNAAYAGLWHLYGQERDMTFLEYGTDIWAGGADGSRKQWNTYDARIDPRETWLRDIWNDVYRHINTTNAVVGRAANLDPAVVDEATKTLRVAEARFLRALYYFYLLRYFGDIPISLEETTTVTNQARRAPVAEVYSTVIIPDLEAAIQALPPTADPGRATKGAAQHLLALALLYRNEPGDAERAEQLAKEVINSGVYSLMPKYSDIWTLENEAGPEVVFSLQSTNDPLTRSSGNRWHLYWGMVYDLEPGMTRTLEYGRPFRRLRPSGYMLDSLWDRSIDDRYDLSFNHVWFSNSANRPEGMELGDTAIFLPKVKTSELDQAVYCGKPYVIYTEPDDFWNAKANPIPNCSNVKGEYNPSKFPVLNKYLDPTRLSLNEEISQRDFLVYRLAETYLLVAEALVRQGKLDEAAEYVNAVRVRAAKPGFEEEMKVTAADMSLEFILAERGRELFGEGHRWFDLVRFGKLVEYVRARNMDAAPNIQDYHTLRPIPQSQIDLTRNEDGTPFPQNPGYGVAEE